A part of Scleropages formosus chromosome 3, fSclFor1.1, whole genome shotgun sequence genomic DNA contains:
- the pdgfbb gene encoding uncharacterized protein pdgfbb: MSAWVLQLALLTASLRFANAQGDPLPLALVELVRSSPINSIEDLQLLLLSDSAEEEPDNQLHIKGLHSNDTINRIPRSLEPQPAQQALCKVRTEVLEVTRTMLDRRNANFLLWPPCVEVQRCSGCCNARTVQCMPTVTHMRYLQVMKIQYVNKQPHYEKAVISVVDHIECRCQIEAPAKGQRTSHKRPPHRRKNSRGPESRVHSKEELHRQDEHKQHQKIQFGEGGVWPQKFGRMQTLATQTEVHVVAGHYQTHPWEVQTNQTPLQGSHTNHTGKLQDAGLLWQPDLRYQAMEESSTQATQGLAETERPSPSLHVLRGSQVPEPTRKGSVEWASQRDRGFSSAEGEPEVHGVEPKLHQTHERAGETRQEGRPNDRHSGVLETEGSQFQESEQLHVLQSEKQELLLLQRKLDEEKRLLELHQNQHSHHHHRHHQTQTTTQSAVTSPPASMQPPPAQHTVKPPPGHSRPKKRKHKNRNRISKAAMRAILM, translated from the exons ATGAGCGCGTGGGTCCTGCAGCTCGCGCTGCTGACGGCTTCCTTGCGCTTCGCTAACGCGCAG GGCGACCCGCTGCCCCTGGCCTTGGTGGAACTTGTAAGGAGCAGCCCCATCAACTCCATTGAGgacttacagctgctgctgctgagcgaCTCCGCAG AGGAGGAGCCAGACAATCAGTTACACATTAAGGGCCTTCACTCCAATGACACGATCAATCGAATTCCCAGAAGTCTTG AGCCCCAGCCAGCGCAACAGGCCCTGTGCAAGGTGCGCACGGAGGTGCTGGAGGTGACTCGCACCATGTTGGATCGGCGCAATGCCAACTTCCTCCTGTGGCCACCCTGTGTGGAGGTGCAACGCTGCTCTGGCTGTTGCAATGCCAGGACTGTGCAGTGCATGCCCACAGTCACCCACATGCGCTACCTGCAG GTGATGAAGATCCAATATGTCAACAAGCAGCCACACTATGAAAAGGCAGTTATATCCGTTGTGGACCACATAGAATGCCGCTGCCAGATTGAAGCCCCAGCTAAGGGCCAACGAACATCCCACAAGAGACCACCTCACCGCAGGAAGAATTCTAGGGGCCCCGAGTCCAGAGTTCATTCGAAGGAAGAGCTGCATCGACAAGATGAGCACAAACAGCATCAGAAAATTCAGTTTGGGGAAGGAGGTGTGTGGCCGCAAAAATTCGGCCGCATGCAGACACTGGCCACGCAGACTGAGGTGCACGTGGTTGCAGGGCATTACCAAACACACCCTTGGGAGGTGCAGACTAATCAGACTCCACTACAGGGATCACACACTAATCACACGGGGAAACTGCAAGACGCAGGGTTATTGTGGCAACCTGATTTGCGGTACCAAGCAATGGAGGAGAGCAGTACCCAAGCGACTCAGGGGCTCGCAGAGACCGAAAGGCCATCTCCAAGTCTCCACGTGCTGCGGGGTTCCCAGGTTCCAGAACCCACCCGGAAAGGCAGCGTGGAGTGGGCTTCCCAGCGTGACCGTGGCTTCTCGTCGGCAGAGGGCGAGCCAGAGGTGCATGGGGTGGAGCCCAAGCTGCACCAGACTCACGAACGAGCAGGGGAAACTAGGCAAGAGGGTCGCCCCAACGACAGACACAGTGGGGTCTTGGAAACAGAGGGCAGCCAATTCCAGGAATCAGAGCAGCTGCACGTTTTGCAAAGTGAGAAACAAGAACTTTTGCTGCTCCAAAGAAAGCTCGATGAGGAGAAACGTTTGTTAGAACTCCACCAGAACCAGCATAGTCATCATCACCATCGTCATCATCAAACACAGACAACTACACAAAGTGCAG TTACATCCCCCCCGGCGTCTATGCAACCACCGCCTGCACAGCATACCGTCAAGCCCCCCCCAGGCCACAGCCGCCCGAAGAAGAGgaagcacaaaaacagaaaccGGATAAGCAAGGCTGCCATGAGGGCAATTCTGATGTAA